Proteins from one Staphylococcus sp. IVB6214 genomic window:
- a CDS encoding FUSC family protein, producing MKGYLKNVTFVATDKIDINRGIRQGLLMLIPFLFGVYMNQMPLALLVSIGTFAHIYVFKGTFTSRMRAVTFATCGLVVAMMIGTLTVSYPILFGIGLLCVAVIPYYIFTTLHIPGPSSTFFIIAYSLSSVMPEDPNAFLYRGALVGCGGLLGMLLVYVESKLKGEQPEQAAVQQDFVHVRQLVYHFNDQVTFNDLTKSAVNTLMMSSDILSTTRSALQRKSPAYQRLILLHHVAEGIYSELLELNAKGYRPLPPIVFEMMDYLTSSIIEGVSPDEPWRKRIDIPDKYDSLIQLIYKIDEVLHMPDDQVKRQVKVKSPQYLARLRYNLTPESMNFIATMKYTVIVGCAIVVALAFDFERAYWIPLSAHTVLIGGTTIASIERAGGRWIGTLIGIVMAIGLLWFEPSLIVVVFVMCICSALTEMFIAANYALAMSVITVQVILLGGLAQGHLTMMIALPRFLDTTVGIFIAVLGVLLIGRRLASKRLPEMMGHVTRIESQMFHYLFSNNGYPVEITARRDILRLKVMLDNMETLYRHAYGEWSSNRKRTQYYYPAMFLLQQIHFKLLQCFQFPPKDLLNTDTMGTYLLVFENIAKHFEQGIAQDEMMTLPMLNNYAQIRRALMQLQEIALYDKGDQRNPHLLAD from the coding sequence ATGAAAGGGTATTTGAAGAATGTCACTTTTGTTGCGACTGATAAGATTGATATAAATCGAGGGATACGTCAAGGATTATTGATGTTGATTCCGTTCTTATTTGGTGTCTACATGAATCAGATGCCGTTAGCACTGCTCGTTTCAATTGGTACGTTTGCGCATATTTATGTTTTCAAAGGTACTTTTACATCTCGCATGCGCGCAGTCACTTTCGCAACCTGTGGTTTGGTTGTTGCGATGATGATAGGAACGCTCACAGTCAGTTATCCTATTTTATTCGGTATCGGTTTATTATGTGTAGCAGTAATTCCTTATTATATTTTTACAACTTTACATATTCCAGGACCATCTTCAACATTTTTTATTATTGCATACAGTTTATCGAGTGTGATGCCTGAAGACCCGAATGCTTTTTTATATCGAGGTGCTTTGGTTGGCTGTGGTGGGTTACTAGGTATGCTATTGGTATATGTCGAAAGTAAGTTGAAAGGTGAACAACCTGAACAAGCAGCGGTGCAACAAGATTTTGTACATGTTCGACAATTAGTGTACCATTTTAATGATCAAGTGACATTTAATGATTTAACCAAATCGGCAGTGAACACATTGATGATGTCATCGGATATTCTAAGTACGACGCGCTCAGCTTTACAACGAAAGTCACCCGCATATCAGCGCCTTATTTTGTTACATCATGTAGCTGAAGGTATCTATTCTGAGTTGCTGGAGTTAAATGCGAAGGGTTATCGTCCATTACCTCCAATTGTATTTGAAATGATGGATTATCTGACTTCGAGTATTATTGAAGGTGTTTCACCAGACGAGCCTTGGCGTAAGCGTATAGATATTCCAGATAAATATGATAGTTTGATTCAACTGATTTATAAGATAGATGAAGTATTGCATATGCCAGATGATCAAGTAAAACGTCAAGTAAAGGTAAAGTCTCCGCAATATTTAGCAAGGTTGCGATACAATTTAACACCAGAATCAATGAATTTTATTGCGACGATGAAATACACAGTCATTGTAGGGTGTGCGATTGTTGTGGCATTAGCTTTTGACTTTGAACGGGCTTATTGGATCCCGTTAAGTGCCCACACGGTATTGATCGGTGGTACGACGATTGCGAGTATAGAGCGAGCAGGTGGTCGTTGGATTGGTACATTGATTGGTATCGTGATGGCTATTGGACTTTTATGGTTTGAACCGAGTCTCATAGTGGTTGTGTTCGTCATGTGTATTTGTAGCGCATTGACTGAGATGTTTATTGCAGCAAATTATGCTTTGGCGATGAGTGTGATTACGGTGCAGGTCATTTTGCTTGGTGGTTTGGCACAAGGTCATTTAACGATGATGATTGCGTTACCGCGTTTTCTTGATACGACGGTGGGTATTTTTATTGCGGTTCTCGGTGTGCTGTTAATTGGTAGACGTTTAGCAAGTAAGCGTCTACCTGAAATGATGGGGCATGTGACACGTATTGAAAGTCAAATGTTTCATTATTTATTCTCGAATAATGGGTATCCTGTTGAGATAACAGCACGACGGGATATTTTACGATTAAAGGTGATGTTGGATAATATGGAGACGCTCTACCGACATGCGTATGGGGAATGGTCTTCTAACCGCAAGCGAACACAGTATTATTATCCAGCTATGTTTTTGTTACAACAGATTCATTTTAAGTTACTTCAGTGTTTTCAATTCCCACCAAAAGATTTGTTGAATACAGATACAATGGGGACGTACTTGCTTGTATTTGAAAATATTGCTAAACACTTTGAGCAGGGGATTGCACAAGATGAAATGATGACATTACCCATGTTGAATAATTATGCGCAAATACGACGAGCATTGATGCAGTTGCAAGAGATTGCATTGTATGACAAGGGTGATCAACGGAACCCACATTTATTAGCAGATTGA
- a CDS encoding PLP-dependent aminotransferase family protein, protein MEMLMFHIDKSQKQPIYMQLYENIRNSIINGQLQEDEKLPSKRLLGDYLSISQTTIENAYAQLLDEGYIYSKQRSGYFVSDIDTLPLITPQRHIVTKPKMAQSSRYNFQLGAIDKAYFPFEQFRKFSKEAFDTSQDNLIESGDPQGDFTLRQQISHYLFHSRGVQSTPEQVIIASSTEQLLSIITDLLPKQHTFMLEDPIYPQVPQLLTRKHIPFQFVPVQDDGIHIDHIERCQHNIVYITPSHQFPTGVTMSLQNRVKLLKWASQHTERYIIEDDYDSEFRYEGKPIPALQSLDKAERVIYVSTFSKSIAPSIRIAYAVLPIHLAERYQNTTNIEGGTVPRHTQYMVSQFMESNQFERHLNRMRKIYRQKRDILIHHLSQYPSVCQIDGAQTGMHFIITITNGLSEQACLERFKAFDINLQPLSYYRFQQLDTPPSFVIGFGGIDDNALQCHAEQLIQALQATS, encoded by the coding sequence ATGGAAATGCTCATGTTTCATATCGATAAGTCACAAAAACAACCGATTTACATGCAATTATATGAAAATATTCGCAACAGCATTATTAACGGACAACTACAAGAAGATGAGAAATTACCATCAAAACGTTTATTAGGAGACTATCTATCCATCAGTCAAACAACCATTGAAAATGCTTATGCACAATTATTGGATGAAGGATATATTTATAGCAAACAGCGTTCAGGTTATTTCGTAAGTGATATTGATACATTACCACTCATTACACCACAACGACATATTGTAACCAAACCAAAAATGGCACAATCATCACGTTACAACTTTCAATTAGGTGCTATTGATAAAGCTTATTTTCCATTTGAACAATTTCGTAAATTTTCCAAAGAAGCATTCGATACGTCGCAAGATAACTTGATTGAGTCTGGAGATCCACAAGGTGACTTCACTTTACGTCAACAAATCAGTCATTACCTTTTTCATAGTCGGGGCGTCCAATCAACACCTGAACAAGTCATCATTGCCTCATCGACGGAACAACTGTTATCTATCATTACAGATTTATTGCCTAAACAACACACATTCATGCTGGAAGACCCAATCTATCCACAAGTGCCACAGTTATTGACCCGAAAACACATTCCGTTTCAATTTGTTCCCGTACAAGATGATGGTATTCACATTGACCATATTGAACGATGTCAACATAACATTGTTTACATCACACCCAGTCACCAGTTTCCGACAGGTGTGACCATGAGCCTACAAAACAGAGTCAAATTGCTCAAATGGGCCAGTCAACATACCGAACGCTACATTATTGAAGATGATTATGATTCTGAATTTCGCTATGAAGGAAAGCCAATTCCTGCACTCCAAAGTTTAGATAAGGCAGAGCGTGTCATATATGTCAGTACCTTTTCAAAATCCATTGCACCAAGTATTCGTATTGCTTATGCTGTTCTCCCTATTCATTTAGCAGAGCGATATCAGAACACAACAAATATAGAGGGGGGGACGGTTCCACGTCATACCCAGTACATGGTCAGTCAGTTTATGGAAAGTAATCAGTTTGAACGTCATCTCAATCGCATGAGAAAAATCTATCGTCAAAAACGTGATATACTCATTCATCATCTATCACAATACCCATCCGTATGCCAAATCGATGGCGCACAAACAGGGATGCATTTCATCATTACCATTACAAATGGATTAAGTGAACAAGCGTGTTTAGAACGCTTCAAAGCATTCGATATCAACTTACAACCATTATCATATTATCGTTTTCAACAGCTCGATACTCCCCCAAGTTTTGTCATAGGATTTGGTGGTATTGATGATAACGCACTCCAATGTCATGCTGAACAACTCATTCAAGCATTACAAGCGACATCATAA
- the pdxS gene encoding pyridoxal 5'-phosphate synthase lyase subunit PdxS — translation MTKQVGSERVKRGMAEMQKGGVIMDVVNAEQAKIAEAAGAVAVMALERVPSDIRAAGGVARACNPKIVEEVMNAVSIPVMAKCRIGHITEARVLEAMGVDYIDESEVLTPADEVFHLKKSDYTVPFVCGCRNLGEAARRIGEGAAMLRTKGEPGTGNIVEAVRHMRQVNQEVARITVMSDDELMTEAKNIGAPYHILQDIKKHGRLPVVNFAAGGVATPQDAALMMELGADGVFVGSGIFKSEDPETFAKAIVQATTHYQDYELIGRLAKDLGAAMKGLDINQLSLEERMQERGW, via the coding sequence ATGACGAAACAAGTTGGATCAGAACGTGTAAAACGTGGGATGGCAGAAATGCAAAAAGGCGGTGTCATCATGGACGTCGTGAATGCAGAACAAGCAAAGATTGCGGAGGCAGCAGGTGCAGTAGCAGTGATGGCGCTTGAACGTGTACCATCAGATATCCGTGCAGCAGGCGGTGTGGCACGTGCATGCAACCCAAAGATTGTTGAAGAGGTAATGAATGCTGTATCCATTCCAGTGATGGCGAAATGCCGTATCGGTCATATTACAGAAGCACGTGTATTAGAAGCAATGGGTGTCGACTACATAGATGAATCAGAAGTATTAACACCAGCGGATGAAGTGTTCCATTTGAAGAAAAGCGACTATACGGTTCCATTCGTATGTGGCTGCCGTAACTTAGGTGAAGCTGCACGTCGTATCGGTGAAGGTGCAGCAATGTTACGTACGAAGGGTGAACCGGGAACAGGAAACATCGTTGAGGCGGTACGTCATATGCGTCAAGTGAATCAAGAAGTCGCGCGCATTACAGTGATGAGTGACGACGAGTTGATGACGGAAGCGAAAAACATAGGCGCACCATACCATATCTTACAAGATATTAAAAAGCATGGCCGCTTACCAGTCGTAAACTTTGCGGCAGGCGGTGTTGCAACGCCACAAGATGCCGCATTGATGATGGAACTTGGTGCGGATGGTGTCTTCGTTGGTTCAGGTATCTTTAAGTCTGAGGATCCTGAGACATTTGCCAAAGCGATTGTACAAGCGACTACGCATTATCAAGATTACGAATTAATCGGTCGCCTTGCGAAAGATTTAGGTGCGGCAATGAAAGGTTTGGATATCAACCAACTTTCATTAGAAGAACGTATGCAAGAGCGTGGTTGGTAA
- the pdxT gene encoding pyridoxal 5'-phosphate synthase glutaminase subunit PdxT, whose protein sequence is MRIGVLALQGAVREHMRQIEACGHEAVAVKTVAQLETLDGLVIPGGESTTLRRLMTLYGFREALRESSLPMYGTCAGLIVLADDIEGEEGYLKKLNITVARNSFGRQVDSFESMLDIEGIEQSVEGVFIRAPHIQSVREGVAVLGTIDDKIIAVQQGRYLGVSFHPELTEDTTMMRYFIENVIAS, encoded by the coding sequence ATGAGAATCGGTGTATTAGCATTACAAGGGGCCGTTCGTGAACATATGCGACAAATTGAGGCATGTGGTCATGAAGCAGTCGCTGTGAAGACAGTCGCACAGCTAGAGACGTTAGATGGTTTAGTGATACCCGGTGGTGAATCTACGACGTTACGCCGTCTGATGACGTTATATGGCTTCAGAGAGGCATTACGTGAATCATCATTACCGATGTATGGAACATGTGCAGGGTTGATTGTACTTGCAGATGATATTGAAGGTGAAGAAGGTTACTTGAAAAAGCTGAATATTACGGTTGCACGTAATTCATTTGGTCGCCAAGTGGATAGTTTTGAATCAATGCTCGACATTGAAGGGATTGAACAATCGGTAGAAGGTGTCTTCATCCGTGCACCGCACATCCAATCCGTACGTGAAGGTGTTGCTGTACTCGGTACAATTGATGACAAGATCATTGCCGTGCAACAAGGACGCTATCTAGGCGTATCTTTTCACCCAGAACTCACAGAAGATACAACCATGATGCGCTACTTTATTGAAAACGTGATTGCTTCATAA
- a CDS encoding ISL3 family transposase, with the protein MCNDILKLLKIKDENIQVLKVEEDVEVRGQLSTVVYGTLSYTPKACMKCGCVNDGQIHKHGKRVSRLTLLKSQESNVYLNLAKERFKCLHCLKTFTAQTNIVDSNCFITNRVKLAIQDKLTRVQSEIDIANDCSVSPSTVKRCIHHISQSLIVKPSSGLPKHLSIDEFKSVKNVTTAMSFLFINNETNQIIDILEDRRIHKLKEYFYRFDRRERLAVKTVTADMYEPYINFIHEVFPNAILIFDRFHIVQHLNRELNKQRISIMNTCRYKSSTDYTKMKKHWKLFLSDRQDINSYEYFWSKSFKTYTTSRDILEYLLNLDQQLYDTYMLVHHLREALKQCDWLRFKETLMSVEKKHVSRGVWRVIRFYKKYEYILYSTIKHPKLNNGAIEGINNKIKLIKRVSYGYRNFNNFKARILIIFKLYQRRKKDSLLINNAA; encoded by the coding sequence ATGTGTAATGATATATTAAAACTATTAAAAATAAAAGATGAAAATATTCAAGTTCTTAAAGTGGAAGAAGATGTAGAAGTGCGTGGTCAGCTTTCTACGGTTGTTTATGGAACACTTTCTTATACACCAAAGGCATGTATGAAGTGTGGTTGTGTCAATGACGGACAAATACATAAGCACGGTAAACGTGTTTCGCGTTTAACACTATTAAAATCTCAAGAGTCTAATGTTTATCTTAATTTAGCGAAAGAACGCTTTAAGTGTCTACATTGTTTAAAGACTTTTACGGCTCAAACAAACATTGTTGATAGTAATTGCTTTATTACTAACCGTGTGAAATTAGCGATTCAGGACAAACTCACACGTGTACAGTCTGAGATAGACATTGCTAATGATTGTAGTGTTTCACCAAGCACAGTTAAGAGATGTATTCACCATATCTCACAATCATTAATAGTAAAACCTTCATCTGGATTGCCTAAACATCTCTCCATAGATGAATTTAAAAGCGTTAAAAATGTGACAACAGCGATGAGTTTTCTGTTTATAAATAATGAAACGAATCAGATTATCGATATCTTAGAAGATAGACGTATTCACAAACTTAAAGAGTACTTCTATCGTTTTGATCGTCGTGAACGATTAGCTGTCAAAACGGTCACAGCCGATATGTATGAACCCTACATTAACTTCATTCATGAAGTATTCCCGAATGCGATTTTAATCTTTGATCGTTTTCACATTGTTCAGCACCTTAACCGTGAACTTAATAAGCAACGTATTTCTATAATGAATACTTGTCGCTATAAGTCATCAACAGATTACACGAAAATGAAAAAACACTGGAAACTTTTCCTTTCTGACAGACAAGATATCAACAGCTATGAATACTTTTGGTCGAAGTCCTTCAAAACGTATACGACATCAAGAGATATTTTAGAGTATCTATTAAATCTTGATCAGCAGCTCTATGACACATATATGTTAGTTCATCACCTTCGAGAAGCATTAAAACAATGTGATTGGTTACGTTTCAAAGAAACTTTAATGAGTGTTGAAAAGAAGCATGTATCACGTGGTGTTTGGCGTGTCATTCGGTTCTATAAAAAATACGAGTATATCCTTTATTCAACAATTAAACACCCTAAGTTAAACAATGGAGCGATTGAAGGTATCAATAATAAAATTAAGCTTATTAAACGTGTATCATATGGCTATCGAAACTTTAATAACTTCAAGGCAAGGATACTGATTATTTTTAAGCTATATCAACGACGTAAAAAGGATAGTTTACTAATAAATAACGCTGCATAA
- a CDS encoding NupC/NupG family nucleoside CNT transporter: MHIIIGIVGIIVFLALALLASSDRKNVRWQYIGLMLAIQVVLAFFLLKTSIGIKIVGGVASGFGYLLQQASEGINFVFGGLMNEGESTFFINVLLPIVFISALIGILQYLKILPVIINVLGFLISKVNGMGRLESYNAVASAILGQSEVFISLKKQLPFIPKHRLYTLTASAMSTVSASIVGAYFTMIKPEFVVTAVVLNLFGGFIIASIINPYKVDEENDKLLIDTDEKKQSFFEMLGEYILDGFKVAVIVGAMLIGYIALISLLNGIVGGIIAMVSGGSLDWNFQTLIGFIFAPLAFLTGIPWSDAVDAGSIMATKLLSNEFVAMTELGKVEGLSDRAVGVVSVFLVSFANFSSIGIISGAIKSLNDEKGDVVARFGLKLLFGATLVSFISATIAGFFI; this comes from the coding sequence ATGCATATTATTATTGGGATTGTCGGCATCATTGTTTTCTTAGCGCTCGCGCTACTTGCAAGTTCTGACAGAAAAAATGTGCGCTGGCAATACATCGGTCTTATGCTTGCCATCCAAGTCGTTTTAGCCTTTTTCTTACTTAAAACGAGCATCGGGATTAAAATCGTTGGTGGCGTAGCATCAGGGTTTGGATACTTGCTTCAACAAGCATCTGAAGGGATCAACTTTGTATTCGGCGGCTTAATGAATGAAGGGGAATCTACTTTCTTCATTAACGTGTTATTACCGATCGTGTTCATTTCAGCATTAATCGGTATTTTACAATATTTAAAGATTTTACCAGTTATCATTAACGTACTTGGTTTCTTGATTTCTAAAGTAAACGGTATGGGGCGTTTAGAATCATATAATGCTGTTGCTTCAGCGATCTTAGGTCAGTCTGAAGTATTCATTTCATTGAAAAAACAATTGCCGTTTATTCCGAAACACCGCTTGTACACATTGACAGCATCTGCCATGTCAACAGTTTCTGCGTCAATCGTTGGGGCATACTTCACAATGATCAAACCAGAATTCGTTGTAACAGCTGTTGTCTTAAACTTATTTGGTGGTTTCATCATCGCATCAATCATCAATCCATACAAAGTGGATGAAGAGAATGATAAATTACTGATCGATACAGACGAGAAAAAACAATCATTCTTTGAAATGTTAGGGGAATACATTTTAGATGGTTTCAAAGTTGCTGTTATCGTAGGTGCCATGTTAATTGGTTATATCGCATTGATTTCATTATTAAACGGAATTGTTGGCGGTATTATCGCAATGGTTTCAGGCGGTTCATTAGACTGGAACTTCCAAACATTAATCGGCTTTATCTTCGCACCACTTGCATTCTTAACAGGGATTCCATGGAGTGATGCAGTTGACGCTGGTTCAATCATGGCAACAAAATTATTATCAAACGAATTCGTCGCAATGACAGAACTTGGAAAAGTAGAAGGGTTATCAGATCGCGCAGTTGGTGTCGTATCTGTCTTCTTAGTATCATTCGCCAACTTCAGCTCAATTGGTATCATCTCAGGTGCCATCAAGTCATTAAACGATGAAAAAGGTGACGTTGTTGCTCGCTTCGGATTAAAACTTTTATTCGGTGCAACACTTGTATCATTCATCTCTGCAACAATCGCAGGATTCTTTATTTAA
- a CDS encoding CtsR family transcriptional regulator, whose protein sequence is MHNMSDIIEQYIKQLFEEAQADVVEIQRANIAERFDCVPSQLNYVIKTRFTNEHGYEIESKRGGGGYIRITKIETKDHASYIKHLLSLIGTSLSQQQAYYIIDGLLENDLITEREAKMIAAVIDRETLKLDVAARDIIRANIMKRLLPVINYY, encoded by the coding sequence ATGCACAATATGTCAGATATCATAGAGCAATATATTAAGCAGTTGTTTGAAGAAGCACAAGCCGATGTTGTAGAGATACAACGCGCGAATATTGCTGAACGTTTCGATTGCGTACCATCTCAGCTCAACTATGTGATAAAGACAAGATTTACGAATGAACATGGATATGAAATAGAGAGTAAGCGTGGTGGTGGTGGTTATATTCGCATCACTAAGATAGAAACGAAAGATCATGCGAGTTATATTAAACACTTGTTGTCACTGATTGGGACATCCTTATCACAGCAGCAAGCCTATTATATTATTGATGGTTTGCTCGAGAATGATTTGATTACGGAACGGGAAGCAAAAATGATTGCGGCAGTTATTGATCGTGAAACATTGAAGTTAGATGTGGCAGCGAGAGATATTATTCGTGCCAATATCATGAAACGGCTGTTACCAGTGATTAATTATTATTAA
- a CDS encoding protein arginine kinase, which yields MTNEHDAPLTNGHQQTATQPVVMSSRIRLARNLENYVHPLMFPNEDEGHRVVNEVQDALTDLKVQRLSDMDQQSAYKLVAKHLISPDLTKQPAAAVLLNDDETVSVMVNEEDHVRIQVMGQDLSLDALYQRASEIDDQLDAEVDISYDETLGYLTTCPTNIGTGMRASVMLHLPGLSIMKRMNRIAQSINRFGFTIRGIYGEGSQVYGHVYQVSNQLTLGKSEHEIIEALTELVTQIIHEELEVRQRLLAHKENETLDRIYRSLGILKYSRRISVDEASYRLSDIKLGIDLGVLDMPAFDFNAMMIAIQSPFLIDEESAQSIEAKRADILRHYL from the coding sequence ATGACGAATGAACATGATGCACCGTTGACGAATGGTCACCAACAAACGGCGACGCAACCGGTCGTGATGTCTTCACGCATTCGTTTGGCACGTAATCTTGAAAATTATGTGCATCCATTGATGTTTCCAAACGAAGATGAGGGACATCGCGTCGTCAACGAAGTACAAGATGCGCTGACGGACTTGAAGGTACAGCGATTGTCCGATATGGATCAACAAAGTGCATACAAGCTTGTAGCGAAGCATTTGATCAGTCCAGATCTGACGAAGCAACCTGCAGCAGCAGTGTTGCTGAACGATGATGAGACGGTCAGTGTGATGGTCAACGAGGAAGATCACGTGCGCATTCAGGTCATGGGACAAGACTTGTCGCTGGATGCTCTGTATCAACGGGCTTCGGAAATTGATGATCAACTGGATGCCGAAGTTGATATTAGTTATGATGAGACACTCGGTTATTTGACGACGTGTCCGACGAATATCGGAACGGGGATGCGTGCAAGTGTGATGTTGCATCTGCCGGGGTTGTCGATTATGAAGCGCATGAATCGTATTGCACAATCGATTAATCGATTTGGATTTACGATTCGTGGTATTTACGGTGAAGGGTCACAAGTGTATGGTCATGTGTACCAAGTGTCGAACCAGCTGACGCTTGGGAAGTCGGAACACGAGATTATCGAGGCGTTGACTGAACTCGTGACACAGATTATTCATGAAGAGTTAGAGGTGCGCCAGCGTTTATTGGCACACAAAGAGAATGAGACATTAGATCGCATTTATCGATCGCTCGGTATTTTAAAATATAGCCGCCGTATTTCGGTAGATGAAGCTTCATATCGTTTGAGTGATATTAAGCTCGGTATTGATTTAGGTGTGCTCGATATGCCAGCGTTTGATTTTAATGCCATGATGATTGCGATACAATCACCATTTTTAATAGATGAAGAAAGCGCACAATCCATTGAAGCAAAACGTGCAGACATATTAAGACATTATTTATAA